A single Eubalaena glacialis isolate mEubGla1 chromosome 18, mEubGla1.1.hap2.+ XY, whole genome shotgun sequence DNA region contains:
- the HAUS5 gene encoding HAUS augmin-like complex subunit 5 isoform X1 has translation MELSQQARELGSWAAEEMEAPVAARAPESTLRRLCLGQGADIWAYVLRHVHNQRNVKKIRGNLLWYGHQDSPEAHQKLKLEAAVAHLRAEILELDQSLELLERETEAQDMAMEQALQSMQDTQRRALLLRAQAGAMRRQQRGLQGPMQQLQNQLKHLQDIERKAKVDINFGPLTSAALSLEPVVLGDVRTACSLRTQFLQKLLMPRAKGGSIPTPRDDLFGTSYQQWLSSVETLLTNHPPGHVLAALEHLAAEREAEIQSLCSVDELQDTEIASSAPILSSQAPDQPNSSQALPSMVHLIQEGWQSVAALVTQRGPLLKDHQILTRHLQGLMEDMERCTVGSSERQALVLGIRSSALWAELKALHAMSQELEEASGQRQLLLQELQAKQQRILHWRQLVEETQEQVRLLIKGNSASKTSLCRSPGEVLALVRQKVVPTSEMVAPQSQELLRCLEEEAQHLPHLLLGTLLRHSPGGLQPLPTVLPSIHQLHPASPRGSSLIVLSHTLGLPAGKAPELLLPKAASLRQDLLFLQDQRSLRCWYLLHMKTSLPPGPSTQELLQIRASQEKEQKENLGRALKRLESLLEQALKRIPELQGVVGDWWEQPGQAALSGELCQGLSLPQWQLRWIQAQGALQQLCR, from the exons ATGGAGTTATCGCAGCAAGCGCGGGAACTGGGCTCCTGGGCGGCGGAAGAGATGGAGGCGCCCGTGGCCGCCCGGGCCCCGGAGTCGACGCTGCGCAG GCTGTGTCTGGGCCAGGGGGCCGATATCTGGGCCTACGTCTTGCGGCATGTGCACAACCAGAG GAATGTCAAGAAGATCCGGGGAAACCTGCTCTG GTATGGCCACCAGGACAGTCCAGAG GCCCATCAGAAGCTGAAGCTGGAAGCCGCTGTTGCCCACCTGCGGGCAGAGATCCTGGAGTTAGACCAgagcctggagctgctggagcgagagactgaggctcagg ACATGGCCATGGAGCAGGCCCTACAGAGCATGCAAGACACCCAGCGTCGTGCTCTCCTCCTCCGGGCCCAAGCTGGGGCCATGCGAAGACAGCAGCGTGGGCTCCAAGGTCCCATGCAGCAGCTACAGAATCAGCTCAAGCATTTGCAGGACATAGAGAG GAAGGCCAAAGTGGATATAAACTTTGGACCCTTGACATCAGCAGCCCTGagcctggagcctgtggtccTG GGCGATGTCCGAACGGCCTGCAGCCTCCGGACCCAGTTCCTGCAGAAGCTCCTGATGCCTCGGGCCAAGGGAGGCAGCATTCC AACCCCTCGAGATGATCTCTTTGGAACTTCCTACCAGCAGTGGCTTAGCTCAGTGGAG ACACTGCTGACAAACCACCCTCCGGGCCACGTCCTGGCTGCCTTGGAGCATCTGGCTGCAGAGCGGGAGGCAGagatccagtccctgtgcagtgtGGATGAGCTCCAAGATACAGAGATAGCCAG CTCGGCCCCTattctcagctcccaggccccagaCCAGCCCAACTCCAGCCAGGCCCTGCCGTCCATGGTGCATCTCATCCAG GAGGGCTGGCAGTCTGTGGCTGCACTGGTCACCCAGCGGGGCCCCCTCCTGAAGGACCATCAAATCCTGACCCGGCATctccagggcctgatggaggacaTGGAGAGATGTACCGTGGGATCCAGCGAGAG GCAGGCATTGGTGCTGGGGATCCGGAGCTCTGCCCTGTGGGCAGAACTCAAGGCCCTGCATGCCATGAGCCAGGAGCTAGAGGAGGCTTCTGGGCAGCGGCAGCTTCTGCTCCAGGAGCTACAGGCCAAACAGCAGCGGATCCTGCACTGGCGCCAACTGGTG GAGGAGACGCAGGAACAGGTCCGCCTGCTCATCAAGGGCAACTCAGCCAGCAAGACGAGCCTGTGCCGGAGCCCTGGGGAG GTGCTAGCTTTGGTTCGGCAAAAAGTGGTCCCCACATCTGAGATGGTAGCACCACAGAGCCAGGAGCTGCTTCGGTGTCTAGAGGAGGAAGCCCAGCATCTGCCCCATCTTCTGCTGGGCACGCTGCTGCGGCACAGCCCTGGAGG GTTGCAGCCCCTCCCTACGGTCCTGCCATCCATCCACCAGCTGCATCCTGCATCCCCAAGAGGCTCCAGCCTCATAGTGTTGAGCCACACACTGGGGCTGCCCGCAGGGAAG GCTCCTGAGCTGCTCCTCCCGAAGGCTGCCTCTCTTCGCCAGGACCTTCTGTTCCTCCAGGACCAGCGAAGTCTCCGATGCTGGTATCTGCTCCACATGAAGACCAGCCTGCCGCCAGGACCATCCACCCAGG AGCTGCTGCAGATCCGGGCATCCCAGGAAAAGGAGCAGAAAGAGAACCTGGGGCGGGCTCTGAAGCGCCTGGAGAGCCTGCTGGAACAAGCACTGAAGCGAATCCCCGAGCTGCAGGGAGTTGTGGGGGACTG GTGGGAGCAGCCGGGGCAAGCCGCCCTCTCCGGGGAGCTCTGCCAAGGCCTGTCCCTGCCCCAGTGGCAGCTACGCTGGATCCAGGCCCAAGGCGCCCTGCAGCAGCTGTGCAGATGA
- the HAUS5 gene encoding HAUS augmin-like complex subunit 5 isoform X2, with amino-acid sequence MELSQQARELGSWAAEEMEAPVAARAPESTLRRLCLGQGADIWAYVLRHVHNQRNVKKIRGNLLWYGHQDSPEAHQKLKLEAAVAHLRAEILELDQSLELLERETEAQDMAMEQALQSMQDTQRRALLLRAQAGAMRRQQRGLQGPMQQLQNQLKHLQDIERKAKVDINFGPLTSAALSLEPVVLGDVRTACSLRTQFLQKLLMPRAKGGSIPTPRDDLFGTSYQQWLSSVETLLTNHPPGHVLAALEHLAAEREAEIQSLCSVDELQDTEIASSQAPDQPNSSQALPSMVHLIQEGWQSVAALVTQRGPLLKDHQILTRHLQGLMEDMERCTVGSSERQALVLGIRSSALWAELKALHAMSQELEEASGQRQLLLQELQAKQQRILHWRQLVEETQEQVRLLIKGNSASKTSLCRSPGEVLALVRQKVVPTSEMVAPQSQELLRCLEEEAQHLPHLLLGTLLRHSPGGLQPLPTVLPSIHQLHPASPRGSSLIVLSHTLGLPAGKAPELLLPKAASLRQDLLFLQDQRSLRCWYLLHMKTSLPPGPSTQELLQIRASQEKEQKENLGRALKRLESLLEQALKRIPELQGVVGDWWEQPGQAALSGELCQGLSLPQWQLRWIQAQGALQQLCR; translated from the exons ATGGAGTTATCGCAGCAAGCGCGGGAACTGGGCTCCTGGGCGGCGGAAGAGATGGAGGCGCCCGTGGCCGCCCGGGCCCCGGAGTCGACGCTGCGCAG GCTGTGTCTGGGCCAGGGGGCCGATATCTGGGCCTACGTCTTGCGGCATGTGCACAACCAGAG GAATGTCAAGAAGATCCGGGGAAACCTGCTCTG GTATGGCCACCAGGACAGTCCAGAG GCCCATCAGAAGCTGAAGCTGGAAGCCGCTGTTGCCCACCTGCGGGCAGAGATCCTGGAGTTAGACCAgagcctggagctgctggagcgagagactgaggctcagg ACATGGCCATGGAGCAGGCCCTACAGAGCATGCAAGACACCCAGCGTCGTGCTCTCCTCCTCCGGGCCCAAGCTGGGGCCATGCGAAGACAGCAGCGTGGGCTCCAAGGTCCCATGCAGCAGCTACAGAATCAGCTCAAGCATTTGCAGGACATAGAGAG GAAGGCCAAAGTGGATATAAACTTTGGACCCTTGACATCAGCAGCCCTGagcctggagcctgtggtccTG GGCGATGTCCGAACGGCCTGCAGCCTCCGGACCCAGTTCCTGCAGAAGCTCCTGATGCCTCGGGCCAAGGGAGGCAGCATTCC AACCCCTCGAGATGATCTCTTTGGAACTTCCTACCAGCAGTGGCTTAGCTCAGTGGAG ACACTGCTGACAAACCACCCTCCGGGCCACGTCCTGGCTGCCTTGGAGCATCTGGCTGCAGAGCGGGAGGCAGagatccagtccctgtgcagtgtGGATGAGCTCCAAGATACAGAGATAGCCAG ctcccaggccccagaCCAGCCCAACTCCAGCCAGGCCCTGCCGTCCATGGTGCATCTCATCCAG GAGGGCTGGCAGTCTGTGGCTGCACTGGTCACCCAGCGGGGCCCCCTCCTGAAGGACCATCAAATCCTGACCCGGCATctccagggcctgatggaggacaTGGAGAGATGTACCGTGGGATCCAGCGAGAG GCAGGCATTGGTGCTGGGGATCCGGAGCTCTGCCCTGTGGGCAGAACTCAAGGCCCTGCATGCCATGAGCCAGGAGCTAGAGGAGGCTTCTGGGCAGCGGCAGCTTCTGCTCCAGGAGCTACAGGCCAAACAGCAGCGGATCCTGCACTGGCGCCAACTGGTG GAGGAGACGCAGGAACAGGTCCGCCTGCTCATCAAGGGCAACTCAGCCAGCAAGACGAGCCTGTGCCGGAGCCCTGGGGAG GTGCTAGCTTTGGTTCGGCAAAAAGTGGTCCCCACATCTGAGATGGTAGCACCACAGAGCCAGGAGCTGCTTCGGTGTCTAGAGGAGGAAGCCCAGCATCTGCCCCATCTTCTGCTGGGCACGCTGCTGCGGCACAGCCCTGGAGG GTTGCAGCCCCTCCCTACGGTCCTGCCATCCATCCACCAGCTGCATCCTGCATCCCCAAGAGGCTCCAGCCTCATAGTGTTGAGCCACACACTGGGGCTGCCCGCAGGGAAG GCTCCTGAGCTGCTCCTCCCGAAGGCTGCCTCTCTTCGCCAGGACCTTCTGTTCCTCCAGGACCAGCGAAGTCTCCGATGCTGGTATCTGCTCCACATGAAGACCAGCCTGCCGCCAGGACCATCCACCCAGG AGCTGCTGCAGATCCGGGCATCCCAGGAAAAGGAGCAGAAAGAGAACCTGGGGCGGGCTCTGAAGCGCCTGGAGAGCCTGCTGGAACAAGCACTGAAGCGAATCCCCGAGCTGCAGGGAGTTGTGGGGGACTG GTGGGAGCAGCCGGGGCAAGCCGCCCTCTCCGGGGAGCTCTGCCAAGGCCTGTCCCTGCCCCAGTGGCAGCTACGCTGGATCCAGGCCCAAGGCGCCCTGCAGCAGCTGTGCAGATGA
- the RBM42 gene encoding RNA-binding protein 42 isoform X2 — protein sequence MAGAGPAPGLPGAGGPVVPGPGAGIPGKSGEERLKEMEAEMALFEQEVLGAPVTGIPTAVPAVPTVPTVEAIQVPAAPVIRPIIATNTYQQVQQTLEARAAAAATVVPPMVGGPPFVGPVGFGPGDRSHLDSPEAREAMFLRRAAAAPQRAPILHPAFIPHVLQRAAGGPRPMALRPPHQALVGPPLPGPPGPPMMLPPMARAPGPPLGSMAALRPPLEEPAAPRELGLGLGLGLKEKEEAVVAAAAGLEEAGAAVAVGAGGTPAGPAVIGPSLPLALAMPLPEPEPLPLPLEVVRGLLPPLRIPELLSLRPRPRPPRPEPPPGLMALEVPEPLGEDKKKGKPEKLKRCIRTAAGSSWEDPSLLEWDADDFRIFCGDLGNEVNDDILARAFSRFPSFLKAKVIRDKRTGKTKGYGFVSFKDPSDYVRAMREMNGKYVGSRPIKLRKSMWKDRNLDVVRKKQKEKKKLGLR from the exons ATGGCCGGGGCGGGGCCAGCCCCGGGACTCCCGGGTGCAGGAGGACCTGTGGTCCCGGGCCCTGGTGCTGGCATCCCGGGCAAGAGCGGCGAGGAACGCTTGAAGGAGATGGAGGCGGAGATGGCCCT gtTTGAGCAGGAAGTTCTGGGGGCTCCGGTTACAGGAATCCCAACTGCTGTGCCTGCGGTGCCCACCGTCCCCACGGTAGAAGCAATTCAAGTCCCAGCAGCTCCTGTGATCCGCCCAATTATCGCCACCAACACATACCAGCAG GTCCAACAGACTCTAGAGGCCCGAGCAGCCGCTGCAGCCACAGTGGTTCCTCCCATGGTGGGTGGCCCACCTTTTGTGGGCCCAG TTGGCTTTGGTCCTGGTGATCGGAGTCACCTGGACAGTCCAGAGGCTCGAGAAGCCATGTTCCTGCGGCGAGCAG CTGCGGCCCCCCAGAGGGCCCCTATTCTGCATCCAGCCTTCATCCCTCACGTGCTGCAGAGAGCAG CAGGTGGTCCTCGTCCTATGGCTCTGCGTCCCCCTCACCAGGCCCTCGTGGGCCCCCCTCTGCCTGGCCCCCCTGGACCACCTATGATGCTGCCACCAATGGCCCGGGCCCCAGGGCCCCCTCTGGGCTCCATGGCTGCTCTGAGGCCTCCTCTG GAAGAGCCAGCAGCACCCCGAGAGCTGGGCCTCGGCCTGGGGTTGGGCctgaaagagaaggaggaggctgTGGTGGCGGCAGCGGCTGGGCTGGAGGAGGCTGGCGCAGCGGTGGCCGTGGGGGCAGGGGGCACCCCAGCTGGCCCTGCGGTCATTGGGCCCAGCCTGCCACTGGCCCTGGCCATGCCTCTGCCCGAGCCTGAGCCCCTGCCCCTGCCGCTGGAAGTTGTGCGAGGCCTACTGCCCCCGCTGCGCATTCCTGAGCTCCTGTCCCTGCGTCCGAGACCCCGGCCCCCTCGGCCTGAGCCACCCCCTGGCCTCATGGCTCTTGAG GTCCCAGAGCCTCTAGGTGAggacaagaagaaaggaaagccaGAGAAATTGAAACGCTGCATTCGCACAGCAGCTGGGAGCAGCTGGGAGGACCCCAGCCTGCTGGAGTGGGATGCAG ATGACTTCCGAATCTTCTGTGGGGATCTGGGCAATGAGGTGAATGATGACATCTTGGCACGAGCCTTCAGCCGCTTCCCATCCTTCCTTAAGGCTAAGGTGATCCGCGACAAGCGCACGGGCAAAACCAAGGGCTATGGCTTCGTCAGCTTTAAGGACCCCAGCGACTATGTGCGCGCCATGCGTGAGATGAATG GGAAGTATGTGGGCTCACGCCCCATCAAGCTGCGCAAGAGCATGTGGAAGGACCGGAACCTGGACGTGGTGCGCAagaagcaaaaggagaagaagaaattggGCCTGAGATAG
- the RBM42 gene encoding RNA-binding protein 42 isoform X1, protein MAGAGPAPGLPGAGGPVVPGPGAGIPGKSGEERLKEMEAEMALFEQEVLGAPVTGIPTAVPAVPTVPTVEAIQVPAAPVIRPIIATNTYQQVQQTLEARAAAAATVVPPMVGGPPFVGPVGFGPGDRSHLDSPEAREAMFLRRAAAAPQRAPILHPAFIPHVLQRADSALSSAAGGPRPMALRPPHQALVGPPLPGPPGPPMMLPPMARAPGPPLGSMAALRPPLEEPAAPRELGLGLGLGLKEKEEAVVAAAAGLEEAGAAVAVGAGGTPAGPAVIGPSLPLALAMPLPEPEPLPLPLEVVRGLLPPLRIPELLSLRPRPRPPRPEPPPGLMALEVPEPLGEDKKKGKPEKLKRCIRTAAGSSWEDPSLLEWDADDFRIFCGDLGNEVNDDILARAFSRFPSFLKAKVIRDKRTGKTKGYGFVSFKDPSDYVRAMREMNGKYVGSRPIKLRKSMWKDRNLDVVRKKQKEKKKLGLR, encoded by the exons ATGGCCGGGGCGGGGCCAGCCCCGGGACTCCCGGGTGCAGGAGGACCTGTGGTCCCGGGCCCTGGTGCTGGCATCCCGGGCAAGAGCGGCGAGGAACGCTTGAAGGAGATGGAGGCGGAGATGGCCCT gtTTGAGCAGGAAGTTCTGGGGGCTCCGGTTACAGGAATCCCAACTGCTGTGCCTGCGGTGCCCACCGTCCCCACGGTAGAAGCAATTCAAGTCCCAGCAGCTCCTGTGATCCGCCCAATTATCGCCACCAACACATACCAGCAG GTCCAACAGACTCTAGAGGCCCGAGCAGCCGCTGCAGCCACAGTGGTTCCTCCCATGGTGGGTGGCCCACCTTTTGTGGGCCCAG TTGGCTTTGGTCCTGGTGATCGGAGTCACCTGGACAGTCCAGAGGCTCGAGAAGCCATGTTCCTGCGGCGAGCAG CTGCGGCCCCCCAGAGGGCCCCTATTCTGCATCCAGCCTTCATCCCTCACGTGCTGCAGAGAGCAG ATTCTGCTCTTTCTTCTGCAGCAGGTGGTCCTCGTCCTATGGCTCTGCGTCCCCCTCACCAGGCCCTCGTGGGCCCCCCTCTGCCTGGCCCCCCTGGACCACCTATGATGCTGCCACCAATGGCCCGGGCCCCAGGGCCCCCTCTGGGCTCCATGGCTGCTCTGAGGCCTCCTCTG GAAGAGCCAGCAGCACCCCGAGAGCTGGGCCTCGGCCTGGGGTTGGGCctgaaagagaaggaggaggctgTGGTGGCGGCAGCGGCTGGGCTGGAGGAGGCTGGCGCAGCGGTGGCCGTGGGGGCAGGGGGCACCCCAGCTGGCCCTGCGGTCATTGGGCCCAGCCTGCCACTGGCCCTGGCCATGCCTCTGCCCGAGCCTGAGCCCCTGCCCCTGCCGCTGGAAGTTGTGCGAGGCCTACTGCCCCCGCTGCGCATTCCTGAGCTCCTGTCCCTGCGTCCGAGACCCCGGCCCCCTCGGCCTGAGCCACCCCCTGGCCTCATGGCTCTTGAG GTCCCAGAGCCTCTAGGTGAggacaagaagaaaggaaagccaGAGAAATTGAAACGCTGCATTCGCACAGCAGCTGGGAGCAGCTGGGAGGACCCCAGCCTGCTGGAGTGGGATGCAG ATGACTTCCGAATCTTCTGTGGGGATCTGGGCAATGAGGTGAATGATGACATCTTGGCACGAGCCTTCAGCCGCTTCCCATCCTTCCTTAAGGCTAAGGTGATCCGCGACAAGCGCACGGGCAAAACCAAGGGCTATGGCTTCGTCAGCTTTAAGGACCCCAGCGACTATGTGCGCGCCATGCGTGAGATGAATG GGAAGTATGTGGGCTCACGCCCCATCAAGCTGCGCAAGAGCATGTGGAAGGACCGGAACCTGGACGTGGTGCGCAagaagcaaaaggagaagaagaaattggGCCTGAGATAG
- the RBM42 gene encoding RNA-binding protein 42 isoform X3 has translation MAGAGPAPGLPGAGGPVVPGPGAGIPGKSGEERLKEMEAEMALFEQEVLGAPVTGIPTAVPAVPTVPTVEAIQVPAAPVIRPIIATNTYQQVQQTLEARAAAAATVVPPMVGGPPFVGPVGFGPGDRSHLDSPEAREAMFLRRAAGGPRPMALRPPHQALVGPPLPGPPGPPMMLPPMARAPGPPLGSMAALRPPLEEPAAPRELGLGLGLGLKEKEEAVVAAAAGLEEAGAAVAVGAGGTPAGPAVIGPSLPLALAMPLPEPEPLPLPLEVVRGLLPPLRIPELLSLRPRPRPPRPEPPPGLMALEVPEPLGEDKKKGKPEKLKRCIRTAAGSSWEDPSLLEWDADDFRIFCGDLGNEVNDDILARAFSRFPSFLKAKVIRDKRTGKTKGYGFVSFKDPSDYVRAMREMNGKYVGSRPIKLRKSMWKDRNLDVVRKKQKEKKKLGLR, from the exons ATGGCCGGGGCGGGGCCAGCCCCGGGACTCCCGGGTGCAGGAGGACCTGTGGTCCCGGGCCCTGGTGCTGGCATCCCGGGCAAGAGCGGCGAGGAACGCTTGAAGGAGATGGAGGCGGAGATGGCCCT gtTTGAGCAGGAAGTTCTGGGGGCTCCGGTTACAGGAATCCCAACTGCTGTGCCTGCGGTGCCCACCGTCCCCACGGTAGAAGCAATTCAAGTCCCAGCAGCTCCTGTGATCCGCCCAATTATCGCCACCAACACATACCAGCAG GTCCAACAGACTCTAGAGGCCCGAGCAGCCGCTGCAGCCACAGTGGTTCCTCCCATGGTGGGTGGCCCACCTTTTGTGGGCCCAG TTGGCTTTGGTCCTGGTGATCGGAGTCACCTGGACAGTCCAGAGGCTCGAGAAGCCATGTTCCTGCGGCGAGCAG CAGGTGGTCCTCGTCCTATGGCTCTGCGTCCCCCTCACCAGGCCCTCGTGGGCCCCCCTCTGCCTGGCCCCCCTGGACCACCTATGATGCTGCCACCAATGGCCCGGGCCCCAGGGCCCCCTCTGGGCTCCATGGCTGCTCTGAGGCCTCCTCTG GAAGAGCCAGCAGCACCCCGAGAGCTGGGCCTCGGCCTGGGGTTGGGCctgaaagagaaggaggaggctgTGGTGGCGGCAGCGGCTGGGCTGGAGGAGGCTGGCGCAGCGGTGGCCGTGGGGGCAGGGGGCACCCCAGCTGGCCCTGCGGTCATTGGGCCCAGCCTGCCACTGGCCCTGGCCATGCCTCTGCCCGAGCCTGAGCCCCTGCCCCTGCCGCTGGAAGTTGTGCGAGGCCTACTGCCCCCGCTGCGCATTCCTGAGCTCCTGTCCCTGCGTCCGAGACCCCGGCCCCCTCGGCCTGAGCCACCCCCTGGCCTCATGGCTCTTGAG GTCCCAGAGCCTCTAGGTGAggacaagaagaaaggaaagccaGAGAAATTGAAACGCTGCATTCGCACAGCAGCTGGGAGCAGCTGGGAGGACCCCAGCCTGCTGGAGTGGGATGCAG ATGACTTCCGAATCTTCTGTGGGGATCTGGGCAATGAGGTGAATGATGACATCTTGGCACGAGCCTTCAGCCGCTTCCCATCCTTCCTTAAGGCTAAGGTGATCCGCGACAAGCGCACGGGCAAAACCAAGGGCTATGGCTTCGTCAGCTTTAAGGACCCCAGCGACTATGTGCGCGCCATGCGTGAGATGAATG GGAAGTATGTGGGCTCACGCCCCATCAAGCTGCGCAAGAGCATGTGGAAGGACCGGAACCTGGACGTGGTGCGCAagaagcaaaaggagaagaagaaattggGCCTGAGATAG